The Deinococcota bacterium DNA segment AGTGACTGTCCTTCTTGGCCGCTGCATTACTATACCCACCCCAGGGGGGGCCGGTCAAGTCTGCTATTTTCCGACGGGGTGGAATCGGCCTTCTGCCTCGTCACCTTTGGAAGCGTTGATTTCAAGGGGTGCTACCTCCTCCCAGGCATGGACCATCATCTCGGCGAAGGCAAACACGTACCGATCCCACTGCCGGCGTAGCGACACGTAGCTGTCCGCCCCAGCTTCAGCGTCCTCGGCTACCGCGATGCCCTCCGCCCTGAATCGCACCAGCGCATGATGGTAGCGCTCCCGCCAGGCCACCAAAGCTTCCTCTCCTGGCCCGCCGTCGGGGTCGCTGTCGGCCAAAAAGGAGGCCGAGAGAGCTTCGAGAAGCTGCTGACCGCTGCCCCACAACGCGGCTACGGCTGCGCTGTGCACGAGCGAGGTACACCTCTCCTCGTCCAGGCCGCTGCGGATGAGCGTCGCGGCGTCCATCGCCACCAGCACTACCCTGGCCATCGCGTAGTGCGTCTCGCGGAAACGGAAGCAGTGCAGCACCGGGTAGAACTGGTGGGGCTCGTAGAGGTTGACTACCTCCTGGGCGATGCCGGCAAGATCTTGGCGGGCCCAGCCAGTGGCTGCCGCTTTTTTTACAGTTTCCATACACCTCCTCCGCTGTCGGGCGTAGAAAGGAAGCGCATGGAGCTTTGTGGCACCAGGGCCACGCTTGGGTGGCCCTGGTGCAACCGAGGAACAACCGTATGAACCACCACTATCAAGCATGCCCCGAGCACCCTTTGGCACCGGCGTGCGCCGCGTCACGTCCCGCGCTCGCACGCTAGCCACCGAGCATATGCTCACCGAAGCGCTCACTGGCTTGCCGCCTCGCTGCCGTGCTCTCGCAGTCTCGCTAGGTACACGACCAGGGCGTCCAGCTCCTCATCGCCGATTCTCTCCGCGGAAAAAGACGGCATCGCGCCGATGCCGTTGCGCACCTGAAACTTAATCATGCCCGAGGTGAGCGGCTTGTTGTTGAGCGCGAAACCCAGGCCTCCCGCGCCGCCTGGGTGGCATTGTTGGCAGTTGGCATAAAAGACTCGCTGCCCCAGAGCCACCTGCGGCTCCGAGATGTCGAGCGCTCCCAGGATAGGCTCGCCGCGATAGGCCGGACCGCAACCGACCCCTGTTAGCGCCAGTCCGCCCGCCAGCAGGATGAGAGCCTTTCTCAACCTCGGCCAACCATTCATCTTTTTTCCTCCCTGGCGATGCGCCAGAGGACGCCCGTGCCCGCGCGAGGCTCCGGCCCCTGCTCGCTCATGGTCATGACGCCGAAATCAACCACGTATAGGTCGCTGCCGTCAGGGCTGAAGCGCACCGCCACCGGGCGCTCGAGGCCGCCACCCCCCACTTTTGAAGCGGGGCCATCAGGGTCGCGGTTGACGGCGAAGTCCTCGCTGACGCCGCTCTCCACATCGACCCGGACCACCTTGAAGCCCACCGGGGCCATGACCTTGCCGACATCCGGGGCCATGTCGCCAAACTGGGCGATGAACGCCTGTCCAGCGTAGCCAAAGGCGGGATTGCTGGAGAAGTCGAACCCGTTAGACGAAGAATGGACGCCGAGCAGCGCCACCGGTTCGGGCGGTGCGCCAGGGTGCTCTGCGAGCAGAAAGCCAGGTGCACTCTCGCCCGGCGGTTGGAACCAGTCCGCGTCCGTCAGCGGCCGGCCCGCGTAGAAGTCGGGCCAGCCGTACCAGGTGTCGGGGGTAACGCGCCAGAGCAAATCACCGGCGCCGAACACGGGGCGGCTGCCGCGGACATCGTACTGGTTTTCCGTCACATACAAGCTGCCGTCGGGCGCCCAGGCCAGCCCGAAGGAATTGCGGAAGCCCCAGGCCACCACTTCAGGTGGGCCGCCCTCGAGCGGGACGCGCATTACCGCGCCGTTGCAAGGCACCTGCCCCGGAATCACCTGCCCTGGCTCCGTCGGCGTACCGAAGGGCACAAAGGCGCCCGTCGTGACCTGGTCCTGCAGATCTTCCGTGAGGGGGTTGGGGGTGGTAAAGTTCTTGCCCGCCAGCGTGATGGCCTCGCAGGGAGTGTCGCGGAAGTCCGGAAACCTCTCCAGCCAACCGAAATCGTAACTGTCTATTCCCACAACGGCACTGTTGGTGGCAGTTCCCTGCCCGAAGTACACCCAGCCGTCCCTGACGACCGGACCGTCGGTGTGATGGTCGCCCAGGCTGGGCAGGCCCTTGACTAGGGGCGTAACGCTGCCGTTCATGTCTACACGGAGAATGCGGCCGCCCTCGAGCACACCCCCCTCAGCGATGTAAAAGGCGCCATCCGCATAATCAACGCCGTTCCACGGGGGATTGGTGCCTATAGCAATAACACTCAGCGCGCCATCAGGCCTCACGCGCAGCAGACGCGGCGTGGTGAAGGCCTCGCCGTAGGAGTAGCCTGCTTCGACGACGTACACCTGTCCCTCATCGTCAAACGTCACCCCGGTGGGAAAGGTGAGACCAGTGGCGACTGGCTCGATCCGGTAGCCCTCGAGCAGGGCTATGTCGGCAGGCTCGACCTCGCGAGGTGCCTGAAAGCCAGTCTGACCCCCGCCTTGGGACTCGAATATCGGGAAACATCCGCTTAGGCCCAACAGCGCGAGGCTCGCCGCTACCAGAAACGAGAGACCACGCAGGCACGCCACTGCGGCCCTGGCACTCCCTCCTACTGTCACTTTCCAGCCCGGTAGGCTGCTCACCTTGCGGCCATTATCCATAGCGCCATCTTTCCTGATGGTCATGCGTGTTCCTCTCTTCTCTGTGGAGATCCTTGCTGCCCCGCGTTTCGCTTCGGAGGCGAGGCGGTAGGTAGTGTTCCAACAGGGCAGACAAGGCCGTCACCGCCTGAACCGTCGGAGAAGTGCCGCTCTTCCTGCCACCGCTACCGTAAGCAAAAGAAGCACCTCGAGTCCCGAATTGAGTGGCTGTCTCACGAGCGATGCCCGGTGGGATGCCCGCAATGACAGCGATCTGGTCGTGCAGTTGTCGTGGCATGATTTTTCTCCTTCGTCACTTCGCATTTGGTCTGCAGCCTGACTTGCCGAAACCTACGTGTCGTGCTTGCTGCCGTGCCCGATCACGCCAATCAGATGCCGGTAGGAAAGCTCACCCCCGTACCAAACCGTCAAACCCAAGAGTGCAACCGTCACAGTCGAGAGGAGGAGCCCCCAGGGCAGGAGGGCTGCCGCAGGAGCGTTCCGGCGCAGCAGCAGGTTCACGAGCGCCAGCACCAGCACGTTGGCATTGCCGAGGAAGTGAATCCAGCCGGCGTCGTGCGCGCGGGCTCGCTTGATGGTGAGAAAGTCGGTCAGGCCGAAAACAGCGGCCAGCGCACCCATCACCAGTCCGGCACCGACCAGCCAGAGCGAGGCTTCCGCCCAGAAGGGGTCAGCTGTTGCCCAGTAGCCAAGGTCGGTGGCGAGCGCTCCGATTAAAAAGGCGATCGGGAAAGGAACCAGCATCGGGTGGACTGG contains these protein-coding regions:
- a CDS encoding glucose dehydrogenase — translated: MVAASLALLGLSGCFPIFESQGGGQTGFQAPREVEPADIALLEGYRIEPVATGLTFPTGVTFDDEGQVYVVEAGYSYGEAFTTPRLLRVRPDGALSVIAIGTNPPWNGVDYADGAFYIAEGGVLEGGRILRVDMNGSVTPLVKGLPSLGDHHTDGPVVRDGWVYFGQGTATNSAVVGIDSYDFGWLERFPDFRDTPCEAITLAGKNFTTPNPLTEDLQDQVTTGAFVPFGTPTEPGQVIPGQVPCNGAVMRVPLEGGPPEVVAWGFRNSFGLAWAPDGSLYVTENQYDVRGSRPVFGAGDLLWRVTPDTWYGWPDFYAGRPLTDADWFQPPGESAPGFLLAEHPGAPPEPVALLGVHSSSNGFDFSSNPAFGYAGQAFIAQFGDMAPDVGKVMAPVGFKVVRVDVESGVSEDFAVNRDPDGPASKVGGGGLERPVAVRFSPDGSDLYVVDFGVMTMSEQGPEPRAGTGVLWRIAREEKR
- a CDS encoding cytochrome c, producing the protein MRKALILLAGGLALTGVGCGPAYRGEPILGALDISEPQVALGQRVFYANCQQCHPGGAGGLGFALNNKPLTSGMIKFQVRNGIGAMPSFSAERIGDEELDALVVYLARLREHGSEAASQ
- a CDS encoding DUF2231 domain-containing protein, whose product is MLVPFPIAFLIGALATDLGYWATADPFWAEASLWLVGAGLVMGALAAVFGLTDFLTIKRARAHDAGWIHFLGNANVLVLALVNLLLRRNAPAAALLPWGLLLSTVTVALLGLTVWYGGELSYRHLIGVIGHGSKHDT